Sequence from the Bremerella cremea genome:
AAAAACGCCTGGACGGGATTGCACGTTTATGCCTATCTTATTGGGGCAATTCGATAGGGGCTGCTTATGAAGATTCATCTGGGCGATCGGGAATCGGTCGTTCTTTTCGGCAAGCGAATTATCAACGATAGTGGCCGGTCCATTGGGCTGGTCGTGCTTGACGAACCAGGCGAATCGATCCAAATCGATCGACGCCCGTATCCAAAACCAAACAAGGCCACGGCCAACGCAATGACGCGACCGCCCAGGCCCGCCTCGGTGTAACATCTTGGCGAGGCGATTACTCGCCTAACAACTATCCGTCGACAACCGACGCGGTAGCGTTGCACCAAAAATCGGCACCGTAACGACACAACGCCGGCCATGTTTTCCGAACTGAAAAGCGGAAAGCATGGCCGGCTTTTTTTGTTTGCAGAGGGGGAAGGGATGCACCCACTATTGGCCAAAATCGCTGGCTATTCCACGTGGTGGATTCAGACGGAACCGCTTCCGTTTCTGATCGCCCTTCTGTTGAACATGGCCGCCTGCTTGGCGGTGTTAGCGTTCTTTGTGTTCCTGGCGGGAATTGCAATCGGAATAACTTGCTCGATTATCGACGCAATCACAAATCATGCTGCGGAAAGTAAGTCGCCACAGCAACAAACGGGCGAAGGATCGCCCAGAAACTTCGGCGATGGAACGCCGAAAACCTGACGCCTGGTTATTGGGGGCAGTGACCAGGCGAAGGGCTGGCGGGAAGGTGGTCAGGGATGGCCCAAGGGTGCAAGGAAGCACCCCTTCCCGCTTTTTCATGCAACGCTCCCGCGTCGGCCTGATTGACTGACCGGAGGCTGGCAGGCGAAGGAACGCCAACAAAAGCATAGGAGCGAACGCGGAGGCGTTCCACCAAAATGGATAGGCGACAAGCTGCGGCTGGGATTTTGTTGTTGGGCTGCTGCCTGGTTGATCGCAAGCAGGCGACCGACTTGGTGGTGCAGTACTTCCGCCCGCAAACGCCCGATCCATCGCGTCCGCCTGCCGATGTCCCGTTTCCGCTGCGAGTGAAGAACTATTGGGGCGGGTCGTGTTATCACGCATCGACCCAGGTTGCTTTGCGTTGGGCCGATCAAGGGGCGATTGCTGACAATTGGCGGCAAAGCTTTGGACGTGCTGCTTCCACCTGGGACATCGCCGAAGTACTCGATCATTACAAGATCCCGTACAAACGGACGCAACACCGGGGGTATGGGGCGAAGGAAAACGGTGATATTCGCGTGCTGAACTATGCCCACGATCACCGCTTGGTTGCGGCGATTACTTACTTCTCGAATCACGCGATTAGCTTCCTGGGCTGGGTCCAAAAAGACAACGTCGAGATGGCTTGTCTGTTGGATAACAACCGAATCAACGGCTTCATTTTCGTCGAGAAGCAGAAGTTCCTGTGGCACTGGCGAAACACGTATTCGGGCGGGGCGATCGTCCCGCTGGTCGATCCGCCGCCGCCCAAACCTTACGACCCCTTGGATTTTTTGGTGAGGCGATCATGAGCGAAGTATCTAAACCAAGGTCAAAACCAGACGGCTGGGCGAACTTGTTCGTGTCGGTCGTGACGAGCTGCTGCTTCGTGATGACCACCGTGGTTGCCTGCCATCAATTCGCCCCACTGGCCAAGAAGTGGTGGAATGCGCCGCGTCATTGCCAGTGCCAAGACTGCCGTGACAACGCCGTGCGTCTCTACCGAATCGAGCGACAATTGCTAGGCATTCCTCCGCAGAATTCAGCCGAGAGGCCGCCCGTCACACCCATGCCATCGATCGCACCGCCAATTATTCAGATGCCCATTTTTTAGTGAGGGGAAACGATGAAACCAAAACCTTTATTGGCGATTGGCGTGGTGCTGATCGGGATCCTGGCCAACGCTGCAGCGCAAACGCCACCACCGAACGAGCCAGAGCAAACCCACTTTGCCAGCGAGATCGAATCGATCGAATTACCCGAACATCGCAAGTGGTACACCGTGCTGGTGACTGCGGACGGCAAGCCTTCGGCGATCGCGGATTGGTTTACGGAAGATGCCCGCCTGGCTGATCTTCGGCAGCGAACCGAATGGCGGCATTATTACAGCACAAGCCCACTGTTTGCGGCACACCTGAAACCGGCTTACGGGAGCGACTACCCGCTGCTGGTGATCCAGGATCAAGACGGAGCCATGCGGGCCCAGTTGGGAGGGACACAACTACATCGTGGGGCGCGGGCCTAATCTGCAGATCCACCACCCCAACCAGGCAGCGGCGAAGCGGTTAGAGCGGAACTTCCGGCGATGGATGAAGCGAACCGGCCTGGCTGCCAAGCTGCGAACGGCGATCACCAGCCTGGTGGGCGACGGAGAAGTCTTTGCCGTCACCGCCAACAATCCAGCCGTGCGGAATGCGGTGCATCTGGACGTGAAGCTATTGGAAGCGGACTACTGCACCGATCTGACGGGGGAGCAGTCGGAAACGTTCGACGATGGCATCGAGTACGACGACAACGGCTACCCGATCGCCTACAACTTCCTCGAACATCACCCCGGCGACAACTTCGGCCAATCGATCTACGGCCGTCCGAAACGCGTTGTGGCCGATCAGGTGATTCATTACTACCGGGTCGATCGGCCAGGTCAACGCCGAGGCGTGCCTTGGGTCGCTCCCGCTTTGCCGCTCTTTGCTCTCATGCGTCGCTATACGCTGGCCGTGACGATGGCCGCAGAGACGGCAGCCACATTTGCCGGCGTTATGTACGCAGACGGCAACCAGGTTGCCCCCGATGAAGAAGTCGATCCGATGGACTCGATCGAGTTCGAGATGCGATCGATGCCCACGCTGCCGATCGGCTGGAAGCTAGGCCAACTCAAGGCCGAACAACCAACCACCACGTACCAGATGTTCCGCGACGCGCTGCTGTGCGAAATCAGCCGTTGCCTGCACATGCCGTTTAACAATGGTGATCAAGAGGCCTCTTTTTTGAAACAACCCAAGGTGGCCAAAACTAGGCGTCCGTGGGACACACATACTCTTAAGTTGTGTCGTGTGAACCGGGGCAACTCTACGCAAAAGACGGGAGACATAGAAACGATGACCAAAAATCCAGGCCAAGATCGATCAGAGCTCAATACGTCGAACAGCGACGATACCGAACCAGACGTTACCGATTTCCCACAGGATGTGGCAGCCGCATGGGCGAATGTCGTTCTGGATTTGTACGAGCAAGGTGTCCGGAATTCCGATAGCGGAAAGCCTAAGCAAGAGCCGCGTCAAAAGCGTAGAAAGGCCGGATAATTCAGGGCATCCGTGCGTTCAATCGCCACGCCAAAACGGACGGACAGGGAAAGAAACTAAGTCCACTTTTTCGACTGTTCCCGTCGGGGTCGACTCATTCGCGGCCCAGGAAGAACCTAACCCGGGGGGCCTGCCTTCACCCTGTTTCATCGCTAGAACATCTGTAATGGCCGTCATGGGCACGCATTCAAAGTTCTTATCGCGTTCATGCTTGGAAGACTTGAGGGGCGATCGTAATCTGACGCCCGCACAGCCTATGGCGCTTCAATGGAGCCGCGCTTCAGTGAGCGCGGAAAGCCGCGTGCGACGTTCTGGCCTTGACCTCTGCACCGAGCTTCAATGGAGCCGCGCTTCAGTGAGCGCGGAAAGTTTTTGAGTCAATGATTGCGATCCAATCTAGTGGCAGCTTCAATGGAGCCGCGCTTCAGTGAGCGCGGAAAGCCGATCAAAGTAAGGCACCGGTAGGCGATGCCTCAGCTTCAATGGAGCCGCGCTTCAGTGAGCGCGGAAAGTAAGTCCATATTAGTTGGAACTTTCAAAGAGTTCAGGCTTCAATGGAGCCGCGCTTCAGTGAGCGCGGAAAGCAAAACACCTGAGAGCGTCTTAGACTGCTTCTCCATCGCTTCAATGGAGCCGCGCTTCAGTGAGCGCGGAAAGCCGGCCATTGCTGGCGCTGACCCATACCCGCAAGCGCGACCGCTTCAATGGAGCCGCGCTTCAGTGAGCGCGGAAAGTAGACGGCACCGGCGGCGATGACTGCACCGGCGGCTAGCTTCAATGGAGCCGCGCTTCAGTGAGCGCGGAAAGTCTAGTACGATTGGCTTGATCTATCATACGATTAAAAGGCTTCAATGGAGCCGCGCTTCAGTGAGCGCGGAAAGTTCTTCTGGTCTTTCCGCAAGTTGGATTGCAAGAATCGGCTTCAATGGAGCCGCGCTTCAGTGAGCGCGGAAAGATTGATAGTCAGGACCAAAAGTTAAAAGGTCCGAATCCCAGCTTCAATGGAGCCGCGCTTCAGTGAGCGCGGAAAGGGGAAGCCTAAACGGGTTTATTCCCCGGAGCCAATCCCGGCTTCAATGGAGCCGCGCTTCAGTGAGCGCGGAAAGCGCCGGAATTGCCAGATCACCTTGTACCAGCCGCAGGTGCTTCAATGGAGCCGCGCTTCAGTGAGCGCGGAAAGCTTCCAGAGAACGCCCGTCTTGTTCCAAAGCTCAAGGCTTCAATGGAGCCGCGCTTCAGTGAGCGCGGAAAGGGAAAGCGGAAGCAGAAATACAAGCCCTTAAAAC
This genomic interval carries:
- a CDS encoding phage portal protein; the protein is MGRGPNLQIHHPNQAAAKRLERNFRRWMKRTGLAAKLRTAITSLVGDGEVFAVTANNPAVRNAVHLDVKLLEADYCTDLTGEQSETFDDGIEYDDNGYPIAYNFLEHHPGDNFGQSIYGRPKRVVADQVIHYYRVDRPGQRRGVPWVAPALPLFALMRRYTLAVTMAAETAATFAGVMYADGNQVAPDEEVDPMDSIEFEMRSMPTLPIGWKLGQLKAEQPTTTYQMFRDALLCEISRCLHMPFNNGDQEASFLKQPKVAKTRRPWDTHTLKLCRVNRGNSTQKTGDIETMTKNPGQDRSELNTSNSDDTEPDVTDFPQDVAAAWANVVLDLYEQGVRNSDSGKPKQEPRQKRRKAG